DNA sequence from the Patagioenas fasciata isolate bPatFas1 chromosome 19, bPatFas1.hap1, whole genome shotgun sequence genome:
catgtcctattttaggtttctcaccggcagcggctgcagacaactgcgctggagctcctgtcaagcctttggcagtggttgttgtggaaggaataagggtctctcagggcagaagaggaaatctctcctttccttccctgggctgtgtcacccccccacctgccacctaatgaaaccccaatggcatcagccctttccctcccctgcatttcttaatttattccttacattattaattttcctatattggagggcaccgtgcaacctttctttttccagtgtttgggaatgtgtgtgctcccctgcgcactggtggcgtcaccatcattggaggggttggacagatgcagagatgaggttctcagggacatgggttagtgctaggggtgggttatggttggattccatgatcttgagggtctcttccagccaaaataattcaatgattttatgacctccatcttggggatgccccgacatgggctctactgccccatggcccccatggggtggggacagtgccctactgtgccccatgcagctcccctgcccagtgcaggcaggctgtcccaggcagggctgtcctgtgtggctcaggggtcactttggcagagggatgctcctgaccctgccactgccttcctggttggttgtattttggtgttttcttactctagaaacccaggcattgcctctggtgtcttcccactcgctcctgtacctttttgccacttgtcacatccatttccacggccgcctctcccgggccaggctaagacagcggcagtcagtccgattgcacccagtgttgtctcccgggcaggagctcgctggtggggtgacgtcttctcctcgcctcacagacatggtgaggagttgggatgcggtgtctgaacacattcagggaatgctcatgataaagcagttggcctttatcttctgctcacaacttaacagtttcaggagacctgaaattcctgtgttgctgcgtgtcgttgctcttcccctcctttcaaggcagctaaagcatctcagtgttcccttgcatctggcaaacaggccacagaccggattctccaaaaactgagatggaaaaatggagtccagctttgtcagagagaagtcttcaacacgttttgtggcttctctgttggccagagtgcaaagaccagaccaagagcctgaaacaactggcaccaggggaggttttaggtgggatataggggacaatttcttcctgaaaagggctgtcgggcattggaacaggctgcccatggcagtggtggagtcaccatccctgtatgtcccttgggacagccgtgtcatagaatcacagactcattttggttgggaaagaccctcaagatcattgagtccaaccgttaacccagccctggcactaacccacgtccctgagaacctcatctccgtctgtccaaccctccagggatggtgaccccaccactgccctgggcagcctgttccaatgcctgacagccctttggggaagaaattgttccccagatccaacctcaacttcccccggcgcaacttgaggccatttctgtttgtcttatcgcttgttacgcttagggtggtgagagcctggcccaggttggccagagaggtggtggatgccccgtccctggagacatcccaggccaggctggacggggctctgagcaacctgagctggtgacaatgtccctactcagggcagggggtgtggtgggttgcaacttgggcagcttttgcaacggatttgtggtgtctctgcacccctgtgcagttgtatggatgtgactgtgcttggctgcaggatgctggaggaggagctgagggcaaaactgcagtccgaagaggcccggcgagaccggtcgcgagcccagctgctgaagaacgaggagcttctccttgaatttgaaaacagaatcgaccacctcctattccatctgcacggcatcaccgtgcctggccaggtattcacccagcgctgggtggcgcagtgacacagcgcggtgacacttggcgcagccaccgtcaccccaggtggctcattttgcccaccaaggtggttctctccgtctccaggatgactctctcctgtcccggggggtggaggagaagctccagtacctgggccagaagctgcagtacctggcacagcgggcggcccacctgccccctgagtgcaagatcctggataagagcaacgagatacgtgggatgtccatccctgctggggtcttcgggaacccgcagcaggctcctcctgatggcccgtcccaagtgtcccccagggggacatcaagggcacctcttgggttgtaacacccacctccccttcaacaattaacccagggtgtctttcacagatttttgtgaaggccagggattttctggagaaaaaaatgtcgagtgatcctcagaacgtggtggtttcctttgaggagagagacagcagcgatgacggtaggagagcttagcggggacgtgtcccacggcgactgtccctgcccctgcctgttgggatttgtgaccatcctcgcctgtctctcctgtcccagcagagcccagcccatgagttctctccagaccttggggctgtctccaaggctttgagcatgggtggtgcttttaggtggggatgtgggagcatgaaggcagctggcggggtggtgagcatcgaaccacagaaggaacaagaaaagatgctgtggggcaaggagggagagccttgtcttcaaaatcacctggttgtgaagaacaaccagtgctggggtctgtctgtggcctcttcctattggatgctcttggaggagccactgagtttctgagcttgccacctgttttgaatgaagctggagctgcgtccagcaccgcgtggctccagacctttctgggaagccccagcagctggggatgggccacagcagcggcactgccaggccctgcaggtcagcctgggatgctgggcaggaagagccagggcttggcaggaaagctccctgtgatgtcaccagccctccaaaacgtgctggctctccctggtgacatgggcacagcagaagtggccctgcagaccctccccagcccgtttctctctgttccctcctccagaatcctctaaatctgatgacgaagatgacgagcacgtccccacccgggaagacatcaagagggaggggcagctgctgatccaaagcaagaagaaagccagcgtgtcacggaatgcaccccgagattagtttaagggacaagagggtccaaaacaacttttattaaaccggtgagaaacagggttttagccctccaaaagtgacttaaatataggttcgggtatcagttgaggaaaattatgaaggggcagcaactagtacaacaggaggtccacagtgtgcatgcacgtggcttcacccaaaacaatgccggaaccgcccctgaggcccagaggagtacacacttgcctgaacacggtgcgggattattcttaaagggatataggtactcgtagtgagtacggaaagtgtacgctcgcgattccgtgagggtaaatttataatacactcgcaatcctgcgagggttaatttacttacacgtgcaaatgtgcacggaatactacacgtgcttatatggaagcacgggaggaaaatacactcgcgattatgcgaggaaataattttatacgtgtgcaaatgtgcacagaaagttactcgtgcatatgtgcacggaaagtataaatacactcgcgcttatgcgagcaaataattttatacatgcttatattaagcacgggaagttacaggtgcaaatgtgcacggaaagtgtaaatatactcgcaatcctgcgagccattttactcacacccgtggcagcaaggcaagcggagtctccatcccggggaggagggctctcggcggcagcatctcgctcgtgctccgagagacccgcgacaatgggcggagtctcgacgagagtcccgttttttataggctgatcagacctgactctaggcattctagaagcttctctgcacccccgcaccggttgtggggtgcccctgaagcctccaaacatcccccacactggccgcgggcacccagcggctcactggcgcctcggcactcccgtctcctaatgaccctgagcccttctctctgtcagcctcttcccgaatgttctgcagggtacgctaaattaggcttttagacatatctgtggaacaggtttttttctacaaagactacatacaggttgcattgtttaatggcagcatgtactaatattatatgctcaggtttcacagccactgataacatatccatttagaccagtttgattaacaaatatatcgttaagtctattacagtctctaaccccaggaaaaatacacccacgtgtttagtgagaaattatattacggatatacgcttgcctgaatctggcaaggaattattcaagaaaatccacgggtttataatgaggaaaacacctgcccaagcggcgaggaattatttaatacactcgctgatctggtgaggaaatagctcagttctacctagtaagttatcgctcaccccagcgaggcgacgaggctgacccaatcccgggaggctactttaggtggcgatcctgcctaaggggaggcttcaggcagacagacccgcagctccgagaagaccacaaacggccattcaacgggaccccgtttatatccgtgtcagatctgactgtaggcggtctagaagcttcacggCTTCTCTGCAcacccctactgtggctacgtgcgcCCCCTCCTCCCTACTAATGACCctggcctgggtctcacaataAGAACCATTAGcttgccccattgcaggagaggggggtggtgctggagaaggggatgtggggggtgcacacatgcagctgccacatcagttctcagcggagGCGGGGCAGGGGGTAGGGGGAGAGTGTACTGCCACACTCCCCATGTACAcctggatcctctctggacccgtctccaagaccctccctgggtttccgtgccccctgctctgctccaagttcctccgaggccacccagacccctctgccccttcctctgctgcccgtgcagcagagctgcctgcgAGCTCGGGCAGAATGTGCCCCTCATATCTCtcatggatgggaccctgccccacagtCTCACAGCgtagagagcctggaaagaggctttgctttcagccgctctgggtcgcccatggcatggctgggctgggacaagcaccagccgcctccttccccaggggagctggagttggtcacatcgttgtgcaggttttggcagtcgttctcctgctggtgttcttcagatgacctgaatcccagagcacaaaatctttcccattgatatttgtcccaaacaggcacgggtgtcagagccagcgagctccagagtgagagctgtgctgtccccgtgctgtcctttgtccctgcgtgagcagtgaaagcctggcaactgtgtgggggtgttatttttctccgcTAAAGTGGCCGAAGCATTTCAAGGGGTTTCCTCAGAATTCTTTCCCAGGGCAGTCAGGGTGACTGAGAGCTTCTGTAAACAGTGAGACTGCTGCCAGCAGATCGAGGGAGGTCATCGTTCCCCcatcctcagcactggtgaatgAAGCCACTCCTGAAGCACTGCGGCCAGTTCTGGGCTACCCCGTACAAGAGAGACATTGACACACTAGAGAGAGTTCACCAGACGGTCACAACGAAGATGAAGGGCCTGGAGCGTCTGTCCAACGGGGACGGGCtgggagagatggggctgctcagcctggagaagagaaggctcccgggggatctcatcaatgtgcaTCAATATCTGAAGGgaaggtgccaagaggatggagccaggctctttccagaggcgcccagtgacaggaccagaggcaatgagcacaaactgcaacacaggaggttccctcagaGCATCAGGACACAGTTTGTTATTACTGCCTGGGTGACTGAGCCCTGgcagaggttgcccagggaggttggggAGTCGTCAGCTCTGGAGATACTCAAGAgccgtctggacatggtcctgggcaaccagctccggGAGTCCCTGACTGAGCAGGGGGCTGGACCAGACAACCTCCAGAGGCCCctcccaacctcaaccattctgcgaCTCTGTTATCTGTGAGTGCAGACATCATCAAGTAGTGTTTGTCCCCTCTGCTGCTCAGCTTAGAAATCTCTGGAAACCTCTAaagggagctgcagcgggacccgtgtgggagcaggtccggtgctgccggAGCCAGTGGGAGACGGTTGCAGCCAgctccaaagccggtgtgagcagccatcgcctgccaaagctgcgccaggcagggcagccgcgctccccgctgcagacaggttgggtgagagaggcaggaagaagcggggaagggtagaaggaagcccatcggcgcttgcagccctgtgtccccatgtggggacatggcaggggcggcctggggaaacccctcccgctcgggagacagtggggtgggggcagctcccagaaacccctgcccactgcagagcccctggcagggcctggggggcaggtgtgtgcagcccctctgtgacacggtccgaggtcacagtgggacagccagacgtcacagtggtgacagcccccctttccctgtcgtgaccagcatctgccccactcaccccggtgaggccgagtcgactccaagtgctgagagctgctctcgccaccgctctgctctggagtagctgctctgcagtgaggaggagaaggcggagagagggagcacgacagcaccaaggagtgtgaaaggtggagaaggaggaggaggaggagaaggagaaggaggaggaggaggagaagagaaaaagaaggaggaggaggaggaggagaagaaggaggaggagaaggaggaggacaaggagaagcagtaaagccattgtccagccacttgctgcagttgttgacttgaagcagcagtggaactaagatggcaagacagctcttcttgcagcctcacctgagcccaactattgagaagctcgagcgttatggtaaggccttcaggcccaatttcacatgtgtgtctgggtcaaggacatctctgaaatcaggatggaaatCCATAGaatgtggggggtggttgctcaggagtggtgactacaaggagggacctgcttgaccatcccaaagggctgaggggctgatgtggcagccagggctcctggttcccttcctgacgtggcccctgccttcctggggcagcccaggcagaaacccctgaccccaaagggctgcccttgcctggcgctgggcattgcccacgctgagctcatgtctgaatggaagagctgaaggtgctcgtgggccacgtgggctctgtgtgttcagagatgtgacccggcaaaactggcccctgctggggagacaccagggcctgccctgagcctccgagagccgcgtggagcacagccccgtgcccccgcgggcatggcaaagcactgccggcttcccgtgggagtgggtcacaccctggagagctgcacctgcaaggaaaggagccccttggaggcagcatgaggtgtcctttggttcttgccgggctggagagagaccacctgaaatgcctgagtgaaagatgcatcgctccttggacaggagtgggccgaatggtcttgagcttgctgcctcagagcatgacaggtctttcccttgtttttccagagttcgctaagatttgggccagcacatcgtatcacctcagcctgcagctggctctccaccaggtgggccttacctccttctcccctcacaccctgatgaacgctgatcaagtcctgacagccctttgccatggggtgcagctgttcttcccctgcgttgaaagcaggagcaacgccccagcacgacactgcaatgcacacagtgacatggacaccttctctgtccattcagatgtacaagaaggtccccccgtcagagttgcatgtgaaaacctggaagcctgggacacatctggatttattccaagcgtgggaaccccctgccttctatctgattgagccagagggtgtttgtcagctttccctcacctatttggttcttcgtagctgaaggggggtgagagggaaaagcgcagcccctgtttgtgttctcccaaggagcccatcttgctcctttgtgcctcaggccagggcagggcactaaacgccatcagcctcctctgacaagtcacccgtctgcccctccaagacttcttcccatccgccatctcctctgttccaggctgtccgcattcccggaatcgggacttttgcggttgtcagaaagcgagtagccctcagcaagcaggatctggtgatcgtggagagacccgtgtttcgacctgaaaaggctgttgtgcaggaccatgagctccgctatggttgcaaagacttccctggtaagcagcgtgaaagcggcgctggcccttgagcagggtggggaggggtgctgtgctccccagaggtgactgaggggagtaccaaccacccaccgcggtcctgccaagagcttcactcgacaaaagcagccggctgtgaaaggaccctgcctagctgtttgttttaaagaatcaccagaggacaatacagctaagagcgcactctctttgtcctgcttcaacaacaggttccctcacagcttccttggtgtggtgtcttctggttccgtgatgcttcaactcttgctccccctttccgctgcactagacctcctccaggcaaatgccggggctcttcccagctccctcagcctccttgcacgggggaaaagcaggggaaacccaggggggtaagatggttccttccaaaagccagtgacggcgacacctgcgccttctagtcactactgcctttggggcagctgttgtgggaccctggggagcacccagagcttggggctgtgtttggggtgcgtttctctctaaagacaaagacagcaccgagtgtgggctggcaccctccagcttgccctgggacctggtgcctatctccccactttgtcccgcagtcactcttcttcccaccaagtgcctaagactctttgtttccctttctatatcagagaaaccacagctgtctgctccgcacctcactgtccactttaagaggaaagGACAAGCCGAGcatctcctcagaggcgctggcccagccagacagcccagtaccaaagtgttgcctgagggcctggaggctgcagacctttgattgtagcctgcccagcaggtctgcaagctcatgtgttcctcttgtCTTTCAGAccatcaagatttcgaacaactgccgtatgctgagatagcctcagagaacgctgtctctgagggcaccgtgcagctctacatggaaaggaccacgcaccttttccatgcctgcctagagaacaggaagaacgttgccatcatctggagggacgtgggcatgctgattgccgagggaaaagagataaaaaagagattttacttacactttttggaaaggctgaatggcactggcaagatgctgcaagctcttctcgaggtaggattttcactttcccagccccactcctgctgcttctgaaatgctttctgggggctgctttcccctggccgaccatgccttgttcagtcacctgggctcctggagctctagagcacagcaggctctctgcagagcacctccctggcatgcaatggcctggctttgcaagagccacccccagaggagctgcactttgcgagaaaaggccggcgttgatggtgGGGAGCGCTGcatgccccactctgggggccgggagcagaggcacaggcagagcaaggcttgctgagcccagagcccttgggcggctctggctctttgctggcgctgggctgaggcggagcgagcagccggcccttcccagtgtccgctcctcccgtcatccgtctctgtcctcgttgcagatgccggagatgagggactcagtcatctcacgccatgacaccgctgcttcccagacctcttctggacgtgttatcgtcctgccatggtatgtttgacttcacttggaggaacgtgggacagtggcacggcttatgcatctgtcctactgtggagctagagacgcatttaggcaacatttcccactacgtttctcctgctccttttctttcctctgtgggagagactgctcttaggtccggaaacgttaatctgcaaggctctacaaggaacttggagggcaagatcagaattcaaaagggtgttagaaaatcagagcactagataatattctgctctccatgtgcactgtgagcaggatcatttccccagaagcagtaagggggttttgtgggaggacggccattctcacgggaaggatggaaaaaagcgggcacaggctgacggggtctcacctagccctcccggcactggagtttctactgcagccctccgggttgggctgccttgggaaacaatgtggtgtcctttcttcagcctggtaccttcttgctcttcaggtgccaacttgagaccgtgcctaaGATGCCAACGCTGATAGACCTGACGGGACGTGtgcagggaaaaggtgatggcagtGGAAAGAAAGGTCGGGGACCAGTGGGTtgctggcagggggctgcagggtttccttCCACGGCACATGGAGGGGATCAGAACTGAGGTTACCCCAGGAGGCCTGGAAGAGGGAGAGGCTCCTCCTGTGACTCTCTGGACCCATCATGGTAATGCTCCGGTGCCCCATCATGGGACAAGGTCTCAGGACAGTCCTGCACCACAAAGGGCCTCTTGGACTGCTGAAGGACACCTTTCCAGTGGCCTCCACTCCCTGCTTGGGCTGCAGACAGTGCAAAGCTCTAAGCCTGCTTCTTTCCATCATGTGCTCAGATGTCTCAGAGGCaatgcctgtggtgtgaacctgctccagcagcaaatgTGTGTACACAGGACCAATGCAGAAATCCCAGAGCTGGGTTCCCTTGAGCAAAATGATTCCCCTTCCCAGAATGACTCCCGGAGACCACCGgctctgccagggaaccccctgtttcagcacaaggatgagagaaagccatccaGATAGTTTTCCCCAGGGAACCCCAGGGAATAATAGTGCACTGTAGGCACGAGGAGCTGGAccagaaaaacagtgt
Encoded proteins:
- the LOC139829422 gene encoding coiled-coil domain-containing protein 81-like — its product is MKPLLKHCGQFWATPYKRDIDTLERVHQTVTTKMKGLEQFAKIWASTSYHLSLQLALHQAVRIPGIGTFAVVRKRVALSKQDLVIVERPVFRPEKAVVQDHELRYGCKDFPDHQDFEQLPYAEIASENAVSEGTVQLYMERTTHLFHACLENRKNVAIIWRDVGMLIAEGKEIKKRFYLHFLERLNGTGKMLQALLEMPEMRDSVISRHDTAASQTSSGRVIVLPWCQLETVPKMPTLIDLTGRVQGKGDGSGKKGRGPVGCWQGAAGFPSTAHGGDQN